In Cryptomeria japonica chromosome 1, Sugi_1.0, whole genome shotgun sequence, the sequence ATTATTTCAGTTGTACTCTTATAATCTCAAAGTTGCACAAGTATATTTCTGCAATTATGATGTGGTTGTTGCTCCTTAAAGACAATGTACAAAGTTGGTTCTCATTGTTATAATAAAAAGGATCTttacgagtggtttttctaccccaagagggttttccactcatgaaatatttgtgtcatgtgtcaaaagttttccattagtttcatgctctgatatgttggattatttcatttgttttgcatAGTGCTAATTCATACAATTGTTGTTTTATATCTGCAAGTTCCATGTTActgtgtcatttataaaattaaatgtCATTTACTTCATTTCTGAAATTTCAACTTCTCTTTCAAAACTTCTTGTATGAGTTAAGTTCTTAgactctaattcaccccccccccccctctcttagagTCAATTCACTTCCAACACCCTCAAGATGTCACTTCTCTCTCGGAGGTCTCTCTCTATTGATGCCCTAGTCTCAAAAATGTGCACACCCATAAGAAGGTTTCTATGACTCAAGACAGAGGGGGCAATAAAATAAACGGTGGCACAAGGGTAAATGTTGGCATTGCCCCCTTACAAATTTGTAGACAAATATCTATATAGGTATATTGCAGATAGAGTCCAAGAAGAATTTAGGCATTGGAGAAGAATTTGAAGAGTTGTGAATCGGTTATGTTGGTGATGTTGTAGACAGAGTTCTTAACCACTATTCACGTTGGAAAAATAGTGGAGAATAAATTGGCTATGTATCACCAATCAATTGTAGACAACACTCACTCAGGTGAAAACAAAATGCCAAATGCTTCAAACCTTGAATAAATTGTCGAAAATGTAGAAGCACAAACAAATCCGCAAGCACATGCATGTTGTTTCAATAAAGGCATATCCTCATGCTGCTTAGCTTACCCCATGTCCCCATGTGGCTACTTATAAtaattttctgcttaaatttaagcagctgGAGTGTTCCCATGTAAAATTCTAATGAAGGGAAAAGGATAAATTCgaatctttccctattttagtGGAGGAACAActtcttaaaaattgaaaataagctttgaaaaaactggggggctagaaataagcagTGGCTGCTTATTGAAAAAAAAGACACATGGCTTCACCATATTTTTTTGCTCTCCTATTTACTTGCCTAAAATTTTGcttatgaattttatttgtaaaaaatattaccaataatttcatttacaaaatgatttaagaagATTGCATAAAAATAAGTAGCCATTTAACTATCCATGGGGCCACCTGCTCCACAAATTGTCCCATGGAAAGTAAAATGGCTGCTTATTTTTATGCAATCCTCTCAAATAATTTTTGTAACTGAAAATATTAGTAATATTCTTGCAAATAAAATTTGTAAGCaaaattgtaggcaaataaaaaggAGAGAAAAAAATATGGTAAAGACACATGTTAGTTTTTTCAATAAGCAGTCGTTGCTTATTTCTAGCCTCCccttttttttcaaagcttattttcaatttttaagcagctattgctccacaaaaataggggaagattccaatttatccttgttaattaaaattttacatgggaacactttggttgcttaaatttaagcaaaaaatcTTCATAAGCAATCGCATGCGGACATTAAAATTTTACATGGGAACACTTTggttgcttaaatttaagcagaaaatctTCATAAGTAGtcgcatggggacatggggtaagAATGCTAGTGCCAATTGGATTCTTGTTAATGCAAAAATTAAGACAAGTACTACATTTCTATTGTGGCCATCGTCAATTTTTCTTTCTCATTCAtcgatgattttttttgtttttatttttaaattaaacccTAGGAAAATGTCAATAGTCAATCAGAAATtaccaaaaataattaaaaaaatcattttaaaaatcttTTCAATAAAACATTAACATCCTACCATAGTCCAATTTGCCAATGAACAAATTAATTGTTGTTGATGGTGAAAACATTAGTTTCCTACCTTATATAAGGCAAGAACTAAAAATGTTTAATGTAGTTATTAAATAGATCATATATTGTACACATAAAAaaatgtattattttttttttaaaggataaGTGCTATCTATTaatggggatagcgccctatattaaaCTTTATGAATTTTTACATAGGTAAGCTTGTAATGAGCCAACAACCTATTCTTTCATGCATAATTGTTGCCCAATAAAACAAAAAGGGACAACCAATAGCATACCAAAAACCGACAGACGCAACCACATTCCTAGGACCAATCTAATTTTTCCATGTGCTTATATCAGCCTATAGATTGTAGCAGTCCATTCCCCAATATTCACAACCTTATTGGTTTTGTTTTCAGAGAGCCAACCAAGGTCATTCGCCATCATTCTTCAAAATGGTTTGAAATTGTCGTTGATAACAGCCACACGATAGACCTCCCAAGCTTTAGTCATGAAGTTCTCTCGCTTGTTCCTCAGCTCCAAAGCATCATTTTGCTCTTCATCTTTCGAATCAAACACCGCAACATCAGATAAGATGCATGCCAGGTTGAAGTCAGGCCCCAGGATGCTAGCCCactcctcttccatttttaaaacCGCACTCCCAATAGCATCTGCATCGCACTCACGGACAAACCCAGGTATTTTTGTGATGACAACTTCCTTTGATGGTAGCACATCTATAGAAAGTCCGAGCACCGTTTCGTATATGTAGCCGTCGCACCAGTGCCTACCCGGACTCCAAACCGCGTTGCTCAAAGCCACTATGGCATTAATTCTCTCGGCCTCTACATTGAAGAGTCTGTCGCACTGGTCTTCTAGTGACTCCTCACGGCATAAACAATTGAGTCCAAACCGGTGAACCATGTCGTCAACACACCTAGAACAAAAAGCACTCCACCTTCcttttggcttccttatggtgtctGTAGTAAATAAcacaatggctttgataccatttaATATTGTGAGTCATCTTGCATCTAGTAGCTTCGAAACCAATCAATCCTTATCTCTTCGCATCACTCAATACCAATTTTGCAGGGATTCATTATCAAGATACACAGATGCTCGAAATCCTTTCAGACCGTCATCGGTGTACAGTTTGATTGGAAATGTTTTAGGGCAGCGTTCTTTTCACATGGAAAATGCCAGCAAACAAGAGTGCCACCTACCCCAAATCCAATCATGACGTGCCCTCGCCTATCCAATACCTTCATGAGCATTGTCCTTTATGTCCATCGCTAAGATCTATGTGAGTTCTGAGCTTGCATTCTTCGTATTAACAGTGATGTCCTCCTTGTCAACGCATACCCCGAGATTTGCAAGGTAGTCTGCAACTTTATTACCTTCTCGGTAGGTATGTGAGATTTCATATGTACCGATTCCTTGCAAGAGTGATTGGATTCTAGGAAGCCATTTGACTagtttccaattttgaaatttgtcattTATAATCCCGTTCATCACGATTAAGGAATCCCCCTCGATCTGGACATTTGACAGTCGGTTACGAGCGCATAGAGTTAGTCCCATTTCCAAAGAATGAATTTCAGAATCATTATTGGTGGTTTTTCTAATATGGCCATAAGTGTCGCAAATGATATTGCCAGCATCATCTCGAATGACCGAGCCAATCCCAGCGGCCCTGGGGTTACCCTTgcaagccccatcaaagtttaattttaccCACCCTTTGGGGGGTCTCTTCCAATGAATGCTTTCCTGTCAACAGCCTTTTTAGCTTGGTTTATATCAATTCTCTTGAACTCCCacttcttttccatctctttatcCCAATCCGTTAACTTGACGTATCTAGCTGATAGTGATTTTCCATTGACGACTTCTTCAATTGCGATTTTAATACCTTCCCTGACAGCTTCCAGTGATCTTTCCACTTCCTTGAATATTcttttgttcctttccttccatatgTGCCATGCGATCATTGCTAGCCTAATTATCCATAACGTGCTCCATTTCGATGATTTTGAAGAAGGCCAAGCAATCAAGAAATCTTTCAAAGTTTCATTCTTTGCTAAGCTCAAACCGACCATATCCAAATACCAATTCCAGCAGGCTTCTGAGAATGGGCATTTGTAGAGGAGATGATTTGATGTTTCTTCTTCAGACTTACAAAGGAAACACCAATTTGGTCCTTGAATTCCAATGACTTTAAGTCTATCCCCCATTAGTATCTTTTCATGAAGCACAATCCATAGGAAAGCCCTGGCCTTTGGCAACACCATTTTATTCCAACACAACTTACCAGGCCAGTCTGGGTTGATAACTCTCCTCCTTTGCACTTCATACCCCAATTTGGCACTGTATTCACCCGTTTTAGCAACGCGCTAGAATATAGAATCGTCATCCTCATTTACTAATACAACCCTGGTGGCAAGTATTTCCTTAAGTTTTTTGCAATGTTTTGAATTTCCAATCATTATGTCCTTCCAAACCCTCTTTGCTTGGCCACCCAATGATTCGAAGTAGTTATTTACATGCTCCCCAAATGTGGTTTCCATGAAGTTAACCCAATTCTGATCTTCAAACATGTCTGCGAGTGGAGGCTCCCCTTCCCATGAGTCCTGCCAAAATTTTGCTTTGcactcatttccaattttccaggaCACATGATTTGTGATAATGTGTCGACTATTCCATAATAAATTCCATGTAGCGGATCCTTTGCCCATGTTGGCAATTGTGATAATTCTTTTCGGGTCGTGTGAATCAAGATATTTCATTTGGAAAATCCGGCACCATAGCTTATTTGGACACTTATACATTTTCCATGTTAGTTTCTCCCCAAGTGCCATGTTTTGTGTACCCATTTTCCTCAGACCTGTACCACCATCCTCTTTTAACAAGCAAATTGTGTCCCAGTTAATGAGGGGAAtctttttttgttcttttgcaCCATCCCATAAATTTTTTTCAATTAACTATCCAATTTTTTGCCCACCGCACTTGGCATTTCAAAACACTACATACTGTAAATTGGGACTGCGGATAGCACAACCTTAATCATTGTTAAGTGTCCTGTCTGTGACAACCGCCTGTTCTTCCAGAGGTCTGATTTTGCCTTGCATGAGTTTATGAAATCATCCCAAATCTAGTTCTGCCTAATTCCCAAGTTGATTCTTACACCAAGGTATTTGAAGGGAAGATTCCCAACACCATAGTCGAGCATGTTTGCAATTTGCCTTTGTGTTGATTTActggtgttgaagaagaaaatatgcgTTTTTCCTAAATTCATCTCCTGACTAGACATGATTGTGTATTCCTCTAACACTTCATTAATTCTCCTGGCCTCATTTACTGTGGCCTCCCCAAATAAGACAATATCGTCTGCAAATTGATAGTGTGTGATAGGTTCTAATTGTTGATGAATCTAAATACCTTTCCATAACCCATCTGCCTATTTCTTTTTTATTAATCTTCCTAGTACCTCTGCCCTTAGAATAAAAAGTGATGGAGAAAAAGGGTCCCCCTACCGGAGTCTGTTTGTGGCATGGAAGAAGTCCACTACTAATCCATTGACCAGTAGTGAGAGGCTAACTATGGAGATACAAAATTCTATGCGGTCTATCCAATCTTTAGGGAAACCAAATTTTTCCAGAACATGGATTAGGAATTTCCACACAACTTTGTCGTATGCTTTTGCAACATCTAGTTTGATTACCATTCTCCTATGTTTTTCCTTATGAATGGTGTGCAATACCTCGGAGACAAGAATAATGTTGTCTGCAATTTCCTAACCAGGAGTGAACCCATTTTGATGCTCAGATATGAGTTTTGGGAGAATGATCTTCACCGTCTCAGCCATAGCTTTGGATATGATTTTATAAATGTTGTTGCAAAGAGATATGGGCATGTAATCTTGGACTGAttcacaatttttattttttggaattaGAGCGATAAGAGTATGATTCATTTCTTTAACAAACTTACCTTTCTTCCTGAATTCTTC encodes:
- the LOC131857602 gene encoding uncharacterized protein LOC131857602, whose translation is MVLPKARAFLWIVLHEKILMGDRLKVIGIQGPNWCFLCKSEEETSNHLLYKCPFSEACWNWYLDMVGLSLAKNETLKDFLIAWPSSKSSKWSTLWIIRLAMIAWHIWKERNKRIFKEVERSLEAVREGIKIAIEEVVNGKSLSARYVKLTDWDKEMEKKWEFKRIDINQAKKAVDRKAFIGRDPPKGG